A genome region from Hymenobacter tibetensis includes the following:
- a CDS encoding chorismate-binding protein, producing MPPNELRQLAWPVAAVGPSAMARLRHLAAGALRTSRPLAVWREPGASHPRLLVARTLEDAYTGLPPALDAAAPAGFAFFPFRDSDHNPALFLPADVCFDAARPDTVTVAPAARSLVPALTAWLTTAPVEQLAWPYSTQPVPHTATRAEYTHLVSTGVAAIEAKAVVKVVSSRAARYPLPAGFDPLAAFAELSEKYPQAFVSLVSVPGVGTWLGATPEVLAEVTPDGTFRTMALAGTQPRIPSQVPNTAIWRQKEIEEQALVARYIVNCFKQLRLREYDETGPRTVAAGELLHLRTDFEVNLRQVPFPNLGTDMLRLLHPTSAVGGMPKQAALDFLYQHEGYDRAYYSGFLGPVNLPTAGISRLYVNLRCLQLRPTEAILYAGTGLTVDSDPDREWQETELKLTTMGAVLHTMTTSSN from the coding sequence ATGCCACCCAACGAACTCCGGCAGCTGGCGTGGCCAGTGGCGGCGGTAGGCCCAAGCGCCATGGCCCGGCTGCGTCACTTGGCAGCGGGTGCTTTGCGTACCAGCCGGCCGCTCGCCGTGTGGCGTGAGCCCGGTGCTTCGCACCCACGCTTGCTGGTGGCGCGTACGCTGGAAGATGCGTACACGGGGCTGCCGCCCGCGCTGGATGCTGCCGCCCCAGCGGGCTTTGCATTCTTTCCCTTCCGCGACTCCGACCACAACCCGGCCCTATTTCTACCCGCCGACGTGTGCTTCGATGCGGCCCGCCCTGACACCGTGACCGTAGCGCCGGCCGCTCGCTCGCTTGTCCCGGCCCTCACGGCCTGGCTGACCACCGCACCCGTTGAGCAGTTGGCGTGGCCGTACAGCACGCAACCCGTCCCACACACCGCCACTCGGGCCGAGTACACGCACCTGGTAAGCACCGGCGTAGCCGCTATTGAGGCCAAGGCCGTAGTGAAAGTGGTATCGTCGAGAGCGGCCCGCTATCCGCTGCCGGCTGGCTTCGACCCACTGGCGGCTTTTGCGGAGCTAAGCGAAAAATATCCGCAGGCGTTTGTATCGTTGGTGAGCGTGCCGGGCGTGGGCACCTGGCTGGGCGCTACGCCCGAAGTGCTGGCCGAGGTGACCCCCGACGGCACATTCCGGACAATGGCGCTGGCTGGTACGCAACCCCGCATTCCCAGCCAGGTACCCAACACGGCTATCTGGCGGCAAAAGGAAATCGAGGAGCAAGCTTTGGTAGCACGCTACATTGTAAACTGCTTTAAACAGCTTCGGCTGCGTGAATACGATGAAACCGGACCCCGCACGGTGGCGGCCGGCGAGCTGTTGCACTTACGCACCGATTTCGAAGTGAATCTGCGCCAAGTGCCGTTCCCCAATCTGGGCACCGATATGTTGCGGTTATTACATCCTACTTCTGCGGTAGGTGGCATGCCGAAGCAGGCAGCCCTGGATTTTCTATATCAGCACGAAGGCTACGACCGAGCCTATTACAGTGGCTTTCTAGGCCCGGTGAACTTGCCGACAGCCGGCATCTCGCGCCTGTACGTAAATCTTCGCTGCCTCCAGTTGCGCCCCACCGAGGCCATCCTCTACGCTGGCACCGGCCTCACTGTGGACTCCGACCCAGACCGCGAATGGCAGGAAACAGAGCTAAAGTTGACTACCATGGGGGCCGTGCTCCACACAATGACTACGTCGAGTAACTGA
- a CDS encoding flavodoxin family protein gives MPLVFLGSARQAGDTHRLVARVLADIPHTLVELLDWPVVPYNYQNDYPAADAFQQVAEFMLGHQVIVFATPVYWYSMSGVMKQFFDRFTNLTDMQKQLGRQLAGKHAFLLAVGSDRELPEGFEVPFRRTAEYFKMTFEGSLYQSLKQPFPEEEARQFAHQLSALC, from the coding sequence GTGCCCTTGGTTTTCCTTGGTAGCGCCCGCCAAGCTGGCGACACGCACCGCCTGGTGGCGCGTGTGCTAGCCGACATTCCGCACACCCTCGTGGAGTTGCTGGATTGGCCGGTGGTGCCTTACAACTACCAGAACGATTATCCGGCAGCAGACGCTTTTCAGCAGGTGGCTGAGTTCATGCTTGGGCACCAAGTCATCGTCTTCGCAACGCCGGTCTACTGGTACAGCATGAGTGGGGTGATGAAGCAGTTCTTCGACCGGTTTACGAACCTTACGGATATGCAAAAGCAGCTAGGCCGCCAGTTGGCCGGCAAGCACGCGTTTCTGCTCGCCGTAGGCTCCGACCGAGAATTGCCGGAGGGATTTGAGGTGCCGTTTCGGCGGACAGCGGAGTACTTCAAAATGACGTTTGAAGGCAGCTTGTACCAGTCGCTCAAGCAGCCCTTTCCCGAGGAAGAGGCCCGCCAGTTCGCGCACCAACTCAGTGCTTTGTGCTAA
- a CDS encoding AMP-binding protein: protein MASSSDLLPDSLLLNGREFRYADMQQYPGTTPFELNGYEAKVLDFCRQWLNGTQDVALHTSGSTGQPQPVLMKRHQLEASARRTGDYFDLGPGDRMLVCLNCEFVGGMMMLVRGFERRMHLTIVEPQADPFALVPAEAEFTFASFVPLQLRAVLAAGHALRLNQMKAILVGGAAVDSGLAKQIRQLTVPVYLTYGMTETASHIALRRLNGSKPTTAYRVLPGIHIDQDARGCLTVRADVTDDQLISTNDRVKLLDAHTFEWLGRADFVINSGGVKVQAEKVEQVLEVALMELELPSRRVFVAGRPDARLGEQVTAYLEGEPLPEEQQQQLLSLLRKRLGKYERPRELVYIGEFRTTDSGKLNRRATLQGLPASTETEE, encoded by the coding sequence ATGGCATCCTCTTCCGACCTGCTTCCTGATTCTCTGCTGCTTAATGGCCGCGAGTTCCGCTATGCCGACATGCAACAGTACCCCGGCACCACCCCCTTCGAGCTGAACGGCTACGAAGCCAAAGTTCTCGACTTCTGCCGCCAATGGCTGAACGGCACGCAAGATGTGGCCCTGCACACTAGCGGCTCCACAGGTCAGCCCCAGCCCGTGCTCATGAAGCGGCATCAGCTGGAAGCCTCGGCCCGCCGCACCGGCGACTACTTCGACCTAGGCCCCGGTGACCGGATGCTGGTGTGCCTTAATTGCGAGTTTGTGGGCGGTATGATGATGCTAGTACGCGGCTTTGAGCGGCGCATGCACCTCACCATCGTGGAGCCCCAGGCCGACCCTTTTGCGCTGGTGCCGGCCGAGGCAGAATTCACGTTTGCCTCGTTTGTGCCCTTGCAGCTGCGGGCGGTTTTGGCCGCCGGGCACGCCCTGCGCCTCAACCAGATGAAAGCCATTCTAGTAGGCGGAGCCGCCGTGGACTCTGGTCTGGCGAAACAAATCCGGCAGCTTACAGTGCCCGTGTACCTCACGTACGGCATGACCGAAACGGCCTCCCACATTGCGCTGCGCCGCCTCAATGGCTCGAAACCCACTACGGCCTACCGCGTGCTGCCCGGCATTCACATAGACCAGGATGCCCGCGGTTGCCTCACCGTGCGAGCCGACGTCACCGACGACCAGCTGATCAGTACCAACGACCGAGTGAAGCTGTTGGACGCGCATACTTTTGAGTGGCTGGGCCGGGCTGACTTTGTGATAAACAGCGGCGGCGTGAAGGTGCAAGCCGAAAAAGTGGAACAGGTGCTAGAAGTGGCCCTGATGGAGCTAGAGTTGCCGTCACGCCGGGTGTTTGTGGCTGGTCGGCCTGATGCGCGGTTGGGCGAGCAGGTAACCGCTTATCTGGAAGGCGAGCCACTGCCAGAAGAGCAGCAGCAACAGCTCCTAAGTTTGCTTCGCAAGCGCTTAGGAAAGTATGAGCGTCCTCGCGAGCTGGTGTACATTGGCGAGTTCCGCACCACCGATTCTGGCAAGCTCAATCGGCGGGCTACTCTGCAAGGCTTACCTGCATCCACCGAAACCGAAGAATAA
- a CDS encoding DUF1810 domain-containing protein, with product MQRFIDAQARNYSDALAEIKRGRKQTHWMWYVFPQIQGLGFSETAKFYAIQDEQEAEAFLKHPVLGSRLVDISRALLALASNDPYQILGSPDDMKLQSSMTLFGSLPNADPVFQAVLDKFYSGEKDRKTLQLLGK from the coding sequence ATGCAACGATTCATAGACGCACAAGCCCGAAATTACAGCGATGCGCTGGCAGAAATAAAAAGAGGCCGCAAGCAAACCCATTGGATGTGGTATGTATTTCCCCAAATCCAGGGGTTGGGGTTCAGTGAGACGGCGAAGTTTTACGCTATACAAGACGAGCAGGAAGCTGAGGCGTTTTTGAAGCATCCGGTGCTAGGAAGCCGGTTAGTAGACATCAGCCGTGCCTTGCTTGCACTAGCCAGCAACGACCCGTACCAGATATTGGGCAGCCCCGATGATATGAAGCTCCAATCCTCGATGACGCTATTTGGATCTTTGCCAAACGCCGACCCGGTTTTCCAAGCAGTGCTGGACAAGTTCTACAGCGGCGAGAAGGACCGCAAAACGTTGCAGCTGCTTGGTAAGTAG
- the menD gene encoding 2-succinyl-5-enolpyruvyl-6-hydroxy-3-cyclohexene-1-carboxylic-acid synthase: MQAVHNIAEICARHGITDVVLSPGSRSAPLTLAFARHSNLTVRVVPDERAAAFIALGMAQAQQRAVVLVCTSGTAGLNYAPAVAEAYFQHIPLVIFTADRPPEWIDQLDGQTIRQHNLYGAHAKGAFEFPADTSHTDAKWHSARIVNEAIKLAQAGPAGPVQVNVPLREPFYPKAGEEIQYEQNVKVTRELPSRPQLPSAVLTELREALRNASRVLVVAGQQPADTELLLALHRFAATWQVPVVGDLIANVHLPVVSDYDQRLRPLGHQDVFMAVQEPGLKEALKPELLITFGKSLISKSLKLYLRNTKPTQHWHIQAAGVEADTFQSLTKLVRMEPTDFFGALLAEEPHDSPSSIRDTEGLILGSVPSVTTNAGGSTTYSVTPSHVVAQDATRVASVSTHLATPQLKWPAIEPLPGEEASVKAAYLKSWLAAESWATSFLQQFMQQLEQPFNEFTAFHHCLQLLPDQTALHLANSMAVRYANILGLPVGKQVEVFANRGTSGIDGCNSTAVGAALAQPQRPVVLLTGDVAFFYDRNAFWHNYPTPNLRVVVFNNHGGGIFRMIDGPRQQPELEEFFETHQLLTAENTARDFKLQYFPVSSFAELESALPVFFAPETGAALLEISTDSKTNAEFFEQYRAAVKAGFPS; the protein is encoded by the coding sequence ATGCAGGCTGTTCATAATATTGCTGAAATCTGCGCCCGGCACGGTATTACGGATGTGGTGTTGTCACCGGGTTCTCGCTCGGCCCCGCTGACGCTGGCCTTCGCCCGCCACTCCAACCTAACGGTGCGGGTGGTGCCCGATGAGCGGGCCGCAGCCTTTATTGCGTTGGGCATGGCGCAGGCCCAACAGCGGGCAGTGGTGTTGGTATGTACCTCCGGCACGGCCGGCCTCAACTACGCACCCGCCGTAGCCGAAGCTTATTTCCAGCACATTCCGCTCGTAATTTTCACCGCCGACCGGCCGCCAGAATGGATAGACCAGCTCGACGGCCAGACCATTCGGCAGCACAACCTGTATGGGGCCCACGCCAAAGGTGCCTTCGAGTTTCCGGCCGATACATCGCACACCGATGCCAAGTGGCATTCGGCGCGCATTGTGAACGAGGCCATCAAGCTGGCGCAAGCTGGCCCTGCCGGCCCGGTACAAGTGAACGTGCCACTGCGGGAGCCCTTCTACCCGAAGGCCGGCGAGGAAATACAGTACGAGCAGAACGTGAAAGTGACGCGGGAACTACCCAGCCGCCCCCAACTGCCTAGCGCTGTGCTTACAGAACTTCGTGAAGCCCTCCGCAACGCTAGTCGTGTGTTAGTGGTTGCCGGTCAGCAACCCGCTGACACCGAGCTACTGCTGGCGTTGCATCGTTTTGCGGCCACCTGGCAGGTGCCGGTGGTCGGCGACTTGATTGCCAACGTACACTTGCCCGTAGTTTCTGATTACGACCAACGTTTGCGTCCCTTGGGCCACCAGGACGTATTCATGGCGGTGCAGGAGCCCGGCTTGAAGGAGGCGTTAAAGCCAGAGTTGCTTATCACCTTCGGTAAGTCGCTCATCTCGAAGTCGCTGAAGCTTTACCTGCGCAATACGAAACCCACTCAGCACTGGCACATCCAAGCCGCCGGCGTGGAGGCCGACACGTTCCAGTCGCTCACTAAGCTTGTGCGCATGGAGCCCACAGATTTCTTTGGCGCATTGCTGGCCGAAGAGCCGCATGATTCGCCTAGCAGTATCAGAGACACTGAAGGTCTTATACTAGGTTCGGTTCCTAGCGTGACCACGAATGCGGGCGGTTCGACTACTTACTCAGTCACACCCAGCCACGTGGTGGCGCAGGACGCCACGCGTGTCGCTTCTGTCTCCACTCATCTTGCTACACCGCAGCTAAAGTGGCCGGCAATTGAGCCCCTACCCGGTGAAGAAGCTTCCGTTAAAGCAGCTTATTTGAAATCATGGCTAGCGGCTGAATCATGGGCGACAAGCTTTCTACAACAGTTCATGCAGCAGCTCGAGCAGCCGTTCAACGAGTTTACGGCCTTCCATCACTGCCTACAGCTCCTGCCCGACCAGACGGCGCTCCACCTCGCCAACAGCATGGCGGTCCGGTACGCCAATATCTTGGGGTTGCCAGTGGGCAAGCAAGTGGAAGTGTTTGCCAACCGAGGCACCAGCGGCATCGACGGCTGCAACAGCACGGCGGTAGGCGCGGCACTGGCCCAGCCACAGCGGCCAGTGGTACTGCTGACGGGCGACGTAGCGTTTTTCTATGACCGGAACGCGTTTTGGCACAACTATCCGACGCCCAACCTGCGGGTGGTTGTGTTCAACAACCACGGCGGCGGCATCTTCCGCATGATTGATGGACCGCGCCAACAGCCCGAGCTAGAAGAGTTTTTCGAGACGCACCAGCTGCTGACCGCCGAGAATACGGCGCGGGATTTCAAGCTACAGTATTTCCCGGTTTCGTCGTTCGCGGAGCTAGAGTCGGCGCTACCGGTTTTCTTTGCACCCGAAACGGGCGCAGCCTTGCTGGAAATCAGCACTGACAGCAAGACCAACGCCGAATTTTTCGAACAATACCGGGCCGCGGTAAAAGCCGGTTTCCCATCTTAA
- a CDS encoding DoxX family protein — MKPLFVLLGAFLLALGATRLFGGSLNFLLAGNVALAVMLLFTGAAHFALTNGMVLMLPEWLPGRKAWVYFTGVVELAAAMGLLVPALRPLVGWLLIAFFVLVLPGNIYAAMHHINYQKATTDGPGPRYLWFRIPLQLLFIAWTWYFSVHLPATLPFASLSY; from the coding sequence ATGAAACCCTTATTCGTCTTGCTTGGCGCTTTCCTGCTGGCCTTGGGCGCCACCCGCTTGTTTGGGGGCAGCCTGAATTTCTTGCTGGCTGGCAACGTAGCCCTGGCCGTCATGCTGCTGTTTACGGGCGCCGCGCATTTCGCCCTCACCAACGGCATGGTGCTAATGCTGCCCGAGTGGCTGCCCGGCCGGAAAGCGTGGGTGTATTTTACAGGAGTAGTGGAGCTAGCAGCGGCCATGGGGTTGCTCGTACCGGCTTTGCGGCCGCTGGTGGGGTGGTTGCTGATTGCGTTTTTTGTGTTAGTGCTGCCCGGCAACATTTACGCCGCCATGCACCACATCAACTACCAAAAGGCCACCACCGACGGCCCCGGCCCGCGCTACTTGTGGTTCCGGATTCCGTTGCAGCTATTATTCATTGCCTGGACCTGGTATTTTAGCGTGCACTTGCCTGCAACTCTCCCCTTCGCGAGCCTTTCTTATTAG
- a CDS encoding S9 family peptidase produces the protein MPKYLLALTATAFFISVATLAQQLPALTTQDYARAERFMGYNTQPLVDGSAGQPHWLANDRFWYRVLTAQGAEFVLVDPARKTRTAAFNHAKLAAALSTASGKTYQASRLPFRDLAFSPDEKSISFAAAGKNWQYDLVSEQLSPATAPAAQPSPNAQNEIESPNGQLAAYIKDYNLWVRDTKTNQSTQLTTDGAKDYGYATDNAGWTHSDRPILRWSPDSRKIATFRQDQRAVGDMYLVTTNIGHPTLKSWKYPLPGDKDIAMIERVIVEVSNPKVVRLQLPPDPHRGSLSDDISSSGTFDDVDWSADASQLAFVSTSRDHKQEKMRVADATTGAVRDVFEETVATQYESGQGAINWRYLPKSKEVIWYSERDNWGHLYLYNASNGKVKNQITKGNFVVTQLLEVDEAKRQLYFLADGREPGNPYFTHLYRIGLDGKNLTLLTPEAGNHHVTLTPSGRYFLDTYSQPDKPGATVLRAADGKLVSTLEKTDISRLTATGWKAPTPITVKDQDAKNDLYGLMFTPTTLNPAKKYPIINYIYPGPQGGGVGNWSFSAARSDHQALAELGFVVVVIEGSCNPLRSKSYHDVCYGNMAENTLSDQVTGMRQLAQKYPYIDLERAGIWGHSGGGYATAAAMFRYPNFFKVGISESGNHENRNYEDDWAERYIGLLKPNPDGTTNYDNQANATFAKNLKGKLMLAHGLMDDNVPPYNTMLVVEALTKANKSYDLVVFPNAAHGYGAYSPYMTRRRWDYFVQHLAGMQPPHDYEMTAKPDPRNVVQ, from the coding sequence ATGCCCAAGTATTTACTGGCCCTCACCGCAACTGCCTTTTTCATTTCAGTTGCCACCTTGGCCCAGCAGTTGCCCGCCCTCACCACCCAAGACTACGCCCGGGCCGAGCGCTTCATGGGCTACAACACCCAACCGCTAGTTGATGGCAGCGCCGGCCAGCCCCACTGGCTGGCCAACGACCGGTTTTGGTACCGCGTGCTGACCGCCCAGGGCGCCGAATTTGTGTTAGTGGACCCCGCCCGCAAAACCCGCACTGCCGCCTTCAATCACGCCAAACTGGCAGCGGCCCTCTCCACCGCCAGCGGTAAAACGTACCAGGCCAGCCGGCTACCATTCCGGGACCTTGCGTTTTCGCCCGATGAAAAGTCGATTTCGTTTGCCGCCGCTGGCAAGAACTGGCAGTATGATTTGGTTAGCGAGCAACTAAGCCCCGCCACAGCACCCGCCGCCCAGCCTAGCCCCAACGCGCAAAACGAAATTGAGTCGCCCAACGGCCAGCTGGCCGCCTACATCAAGGACTACAACTTGTGGGTGCGCGACACGAAAACCAACCAATCCACCCAGCTCACCACCGACGGGGCCAAGGACTACGGCTACGCCACCGACAACGCCGGCTGGACCCACAGCGACCGGCCGATTTTGCGCTGGTCGCCTGACTCGCGCAAAATCGCCACGTTCCGGCAAGACCAGCGCGCTGTGGGCGACATGTACCTGGTGACCACCAACATCGGCCACCCCACTCTCAAGTCGTGGAAGTACCCGCTGCCCGGCGACAAAGACATTGCCATGATTGAGCGGGTGATTGTGGAAGTAAGCAACCCGAAAGTGGTGCGCTTGCAGCTGCCACCCGACCCGCACCGCGGCTCCCTGTCGGATGATATTTCAAGCAGCGGCACCTTCGACGACGTGGATTGGAGCGCTGATGCCAGCCAGTTGGCATTCGTGTCAACCTCGCGCGACCACAAGCAGGAGAAGATGCGCGTGGCCGATGCCACCACCGGCGCGGTGCGCGACGTGTTCGAGGAAACCGTCGCTACGCAGTATGAATCAGGCCAGGGAGCTATTAACTGGCGCTACCTGCCCAAAAGCAAGGAAGTTATCTGGTACTCGGAGCGCGACAACTGGGGCCACTTGTACCTCTACAATGCCAGCAATGGCAAGGTGAAGAACCAGATTACGAAGGGCAATTTTGTGGTAACGCAACTGCTGGAAGTAGACGAGGCGAAGCGCCAGCTTTATTTCCTGGCCGATGGGCGCGAGCCAGGCAACCCCTACTTCACCCACCTCTACCGCATCGGGCTGGATGGCAAGAACCTAACCTTGCTCACCCCCGAGGCCGGCAACCACCACGTGACGCTGACACCCTCAGGCCGCTACTTCTTGGATACCTACTCGCAGCCCGACAAACCGGGCGCAACGGTACTGCGCGCCGCTGACGGCAAGCTCGTTTCGACTCTCGAGAAAACCGATATTTCGCGCCTCACGGCCACCGGCTGGAAGGCGCCCACGCCCATCACGGTGAAAGACCAGGACGCCAAGAATGACCTGTACGGCCTAATGTTCACGCCCACGACGCTGAACCCAGCCAAGAAATACCCGATTATCAACTACATCTACCCAGGGCCACAGGGTGGCGGCGTGGGCAACTGGTCGTTTTCGGCGGCCCGCAGCGACCACCAGGCACTGGCCGAGCTGGGCTTTGTGGTGGTGGTGATTGAGGGCAGCTGCAATCCCCTGCGGTCTAAGAGCTACCACGATGTCTGCTACGGCAACATGGCCGAAAACACGTTGTCGGACCAGGTGACTGGTATGCGGCAGCTGGCGCAGAAGTACCCGTACATCGACCTGGAGCGGGCCGGCATTTGGGGCCACTCGGGCGGCGGTTACGCTACGGCGGCAGCTATGTTCCGCTACCCCAACTTCTTTAAAGTGGGTATTTCGGAATCAGGCAACCACGAAAATCGCAACTACGAGGACGACTGGGCCGAGCGCTACATCGGGCTGCTTAAACCCAACCCCGACGGCACCACCAACTACGACAACCAAGCCAACGCCACCTTCGCTAAAAACCTCAAAGGCAAGCTGATGCTGGCCCACGGCCTAATGGACGACAACGTGCCGCCCTACAACACGATGCTGGTAGTGGAGGCCCTCACCAAAGCCAACAAGAGCTACGACCTAGTGGTGTTTCCGAACGCCGCCCACGGCTACGGCGCCTACTCGCCCTACATGACGCGCCGCCGCTGGGACTACTTCGTGCAACACCTGGCCGGCATGCAGCCGCCCCACGACTACGAAATGACCGCCAAGCCCGACCCGCGCAACGTAGTTCAGTGA
- a CDS encoding sensor histidine kinase, with amino-acid sequence MSARINDYRLRLIGIPVLSLAITLLTASSHGTWTLPLFIVDWAISLYLTSVLWLLNRTLWHWLLRRFPHVDETKRRLWMLAGLSVLGTSGATVLLRMPLHWLLPQYFHLDFQSQLSSIFFNLFPTVAVLTLYETLYFFRQWEQNVRRSEQLQSAGTQSQLEALQSQLDPHFLFNTLNTLSALIEPDNKQAQQFVEQLADVYRYVLLTRDKPTVPLAEELAFVDTYLALHKVRFRDNLRITVDVPAPALGARVAPLSVQLLVENALKHNVASRDFPLELRLSAHISGSYFTVENTLRPRTAGLAPSTGMGLANVRHRYQLLQASQPVVVSADKGFFRVQLPLLPE; translated from the coding sequence GTGTCGGCTCGCATAAACGATTATCGTCTTCGCCTTATTGGCATCCCCGTTCTTAGCTTGGCTATCACGCTGCTTACGGCGTCATCCCATGGCACCTGGACGCTACCGTTGTTCATCGTTGACTGGGCTATTTCCTTGTACCTCACGTCGGTGCTGTGGTTGCTCAATCGGACGCTTTGGCACTGGCTGCTGCGCCGGTTTCCACACGTCGACGAAACCAAACGCCGGCTCTGGATGCTGGCTGGGCTCTCGGTGCTGGGTACGAGTGGAGCCACGGTATTGCTGCGGATGCCGCTGCACTGGCTACTCCCCCAATACTTCCACCTCGATTTTCAGTCTCAGCTGTCAAGCATTTTCTTCAACCTATTTCCTACGGTAGCGGTCCTGACGCTCTACGAAACCTTGTATTTCTTTCGGCAATGGGAGCAAAACGTACGCCGGTCCGAGCAGTTGCAATCAGCCGGAACCCAAAGCCAGCTGGAAGCCCTGCAAAGCCAGCTCGACCCACACTTCCTCTTCAACACCCTCAACACGTTGTCGGCCCTGATTGAACCCGACAACAAGCAAGCGCAGCAGTTCGTGGAGCAGCTCGCCGACGTGTACCGCTACGTACTGCTCACCCGCGACAAACCTACCGTGCCGCTGGCCGAAGAACTGGCTTTCGTGGACACTTACCTTGCGCTGCACAAAGTCCGCTTCCGCGACAATCTGCGCATAACCGTTGATGTGCCAGCCCCAGCCTTGGGAGCCCGCGTAGCGCCGCTGAGCGTGCAACTGCTGGTGGAAAATGCCTTGAAGCACAACGTAGCCTCGCGCGACTTTCCGCTGGAGTTGCGCCTGTCAGCTCATATAAGCGGCAGCTACTTCACGGTGGAAAACACGCTGCGCCCACGTACCGCCGGCCTAGCTCCCAGCACAGGCATGGGTTTGGCCAACGTGCGCCACCGCTACCAGTTGCTGCAAGCCTCACAGCCCGTGGTTGTATCAGCCGATAAAGGCTTTTTTCGGGTGCAGCTGCCCTTGTTGCCCGAATAA
- the menB gene encoding 1,4-dihydroxy-2-naphthoyl-CoA synthase, with amino-acid sequence MAEQITWTPIKEFREILFTQAGGIAKISINRPQVHNAFTPLTVQEMIEAMDICRNRTDIGVIILTGEGGKAFCSGGDQSVRGHGGYVGDDAMPRLNVLDLQKMIRSIPKPVVAMVAGWAIGGGHVLHVVCDLSIAADNARFGQTGPNVGSFDGGFGASYLARVVGQKKAREIWFLCDQYDAQEALDMGLVNKVVPLDQLEETTVAWCHKILEKSPLALRMLKSSFNAELDGQAGIQELAGNATLLYYLSEEAKEGKNAFLEKRKPDFSKYPKFP; translated from the coding sequence ATGGCCGAACAAATCACTTGGACCCCGATCAAGGAGTTCCGCGAAATTCTCTTCACGCAAGCTGGCGGCATCGCCAAAATCAGCATCAACCGCCCGCAGGTGCACAACGCCTTCACGCCCCTCACGGTGCAGGAGATGATTGAGGCTATGGACATCTGCCGCAACCGCACCGATATCGGCGTTATCATCCTCACCGGGGAAGGAGGCAAGGCCTTCTGCTCGGGCGGCGACCAGAGCGTCCGGGGCCACGGTGGCTACGTTGGTGATGATGCCATGCCCCGCCTCAACGTACTGGACCTGCAAAAGATGATTCGCTCTATCCCCAAGCCGGTAGTGGCCATGGTGGCGGGCTGGGCCATCGGGGGTGGCCACGTGCTGCACGTGGTCTGCGACCTAAGCATTGCCGCCGACAACGCCCGCTTCGGCCAGACTGGCCCTAACGTGGGCTCGTTCGATGGCGGTTTCGGTGCTTCCTACCTCGCACGCGTAGTCGGCCAAAAGAAAGCCCGCGAAATCTGGTTTCTCTGCGACCAGTATGACGCGCAGGAAGCCCTCGATATGGGCCTCGTGAACAAAGTGGTGCCGCTCGATCAGCTGGAAGAGACCACTGTGGCGTGGTGCCACAAGATTCTCGAGAAAAGCCCCTTGGCGTTGCGCATGCTGAAGTCCTCGTTCAATGCTGAACTGGATGGGCAGGCAGGCATCCAGGAGTTGGCCGGCAACGCCACGCTGCTTTACTACCTGAGCGAGGAAGCCAAAGAAGGCAAGAACGCCTTCCTGGAAAAGCGCAAGCCCGACTTCTCGAAGTATCCGAAGTTTCCATGA
- a CDS encoding ABA4-like family protein, producing MLVTPDTLFAFANPVAMLGWALLLLAPRWLVTRRLVLSGALPLLLAGAYVVLIGSHYVGDHASEGGFSSLQDVAALFRDPWALLAGWVHYLCFDLSIGIWESLDARRRGVPHLLLVPCLLFTFLFGPLGLLLYALLRRWYPVPASALEA from the coding sequence ATGCTTGTCACCCCTGATACCTTGTTTGCCTTCGCCAATCCGGTTGCCATGCTTGGATGGGCGTTGCTGCTACTGGCCCCACGCTGGCTGGTTACACGCCGCTTAGTTTTGAGTGGGGCGCTGCCGCTGCTCCTGGCCGGGGCGTACGTCGTGCTGATAGGCAGCCATTACGTAGGCGACCACGCCAGCGAGGGCGGGTTCAGTTCCCTGCAAGACGTGGCTGCTCTTTTCCGTGACCCGTGGGCCTTGCTGGCGGGCTGGGTGCACTACCTGTGTTTCGACCTAAGCATTGGCATTTGGGAAAGCCTGGATGCCCGCCGCCGTGGGGTACCGCACCTATTGCTGGTGCCGTGCCTGCTGTTCACGTTTCTATTTGGTCCGCTAGGCCTCTTGCTGTATGCCTTGCTTCGGCGCTGGTACCCGGTCCCGGCATCGGCCTTGGAAGCTTGA